Within the Thiovulum sp. ES genome, the region TCAACAAAAAGCAATCGAAAAAGCCCACCAATTCGGAATGAGAGTAAGCCGTGTTCTTGCTCGTGGAACTTCAAAATATGCTTTTGATGGCTCTGGTGAAATTAGTAGAAATGATAAAAAAGATTTAGCAGAATTTGGAAATGGCAAAAAATATCATGCTGGCTTGTCGGCAAGTTACAATATTGCTAGTCGATATTTTATTAGAGAAATTTCAAAAACCTTGTCGGAAACGAGAAGGTTGCAATTTAAGGCAAAAGTTCCTTTTCTTGCAGATAGAAGTCGTCATACCTTATCATCATTAATTAGTCTAAAAAAAGTTGTTTAGCTGGTTCTAAACTTGCTTTTTTAGTCCGTATTTATGAAAAGCGAAGTCTCTTCCATACCCTGAATTTATTTCAGGGTTGGGAGAGGTAGATTTCACGATTTAAAAGTTGTTAAATGAATTCGTTTAATTCCACTTTTTCTAATTTCAGGTGGTTTTAAGCTTTTTGGATTATCTCGATTATCATAAGATGAAAAATTAATATTTCCATTCTTTAAGACTATTTTCAAACTATCTATTGAGGCAGATGTATAGTTTTGAGTTGGAACTAATATAGCTATTGTTTCGTTTTCTGGAATAATGTCTTCTATTATCTCTTTTTAATTGCTCATCTTCTACTATTAATTTTGGAATTACTCCAGTTGTAAAGTATCTTTTTGCATAATCCAAAATCTCTTTACTAATTCTATTTGGAAAAACAGAATTAGTAAATTGTAAAATTTCGTAACTATTTCTAAAATTTTGATGGAGAGTAAACCTCCTGTTTTCTGGAAAAAGATTTTCTAATTCATCTTTTGCTATGCTGTTATTTGGGTATAAAATTTGGTCATTATCAGCCCCATAAGATATTTGCTTAAAAAGCTCTTTTAATTTATTATGTGTTTCAAACTCTACATCTTGGGCTTCATCAATAATTATCTCTGAAATTTCTGAAAAATCTACTGTTTTTAGGTCATCAAGAAATAGGTGTTTATTGTTTATATTTTTAGCAAAATTAAAATCTTGACTATCTGATTCAAGTTTGGCAAATTGTTCAAGAACATAGGTTAATGTATGTGTAAAAGTAATTAAATATGAACTTCCTCTATTTTCTCTATAATTTAAAATCTCCAAATGGAAACGAGTGTTTTTCCAGTTCCAGCACCACCATAAGCGATAGGTTTGATTTCTTTTAATATTTCTTGTTGTTGAGTTGTTAATTCATCAATCCTTGGAAGTTTGAGTGTTTTTATTCATCACCTTTTTAATTTTGTAATTCTAGCAAAATATTTTTGATATTATTACGGTAAAAAAGTATGGTTAAAAAAGCACTGCTAGAACATATTTAAAAGAAATAGGAGCTTTAAAAGAGAGTGGAAAAACTCCTTTCTATTTCTTATAATTTAATAATTTTTAGTATTTCCAATCAAATCCAAAAGACCAGCTTCTACCTCTTTTGTAGCTTCTTGTTATCTCATCATCTTGTTTCCAAACGACCTCATCGTCAAGAATATTTTTCAGTTTGAATTTTAATTTCCAATTTTCATTTAGAGTTTGGATTGCTACAAAATCAAGCTGGTCAAAAGGTTGCTCGTATTGATCAGGAACTCCACCAACTCCCAATCGCCGAATTCTTTCACCAAATCTGTTATAGGACAAATTTAAAGAAGTTCCCAAATCTGGATTATCATAAGATGTTTGTAGATTTAAAACATATGGTGATTGACCTTGCATTTCACGATTATTTGATGTCAAGTTCCCTTTATCTTTTTCGCTCAATTTAACTTCAGAATTTATAATTGCCACATTTCCTGAAATTGAATACAGGTCAAGTGATGGGTGAATAAATTCTAAGTTTTTTCGGAAATCGACTTCAACTCCCCAAAGTGAAGCCTCTGTTGCATTTCTGTATGTAACAATTGGATTATCTGAACTGTCAAGAACTGTCTCAATTGGGTTTGTAAAATCTTTACTGAAAATTGCCATTGAAATTGTTTCCAATTCTGAAAGATACCACTCAAATCGCAAGTCATAGTTATCAATTGTTGTGTAAGTAAGTTCGGAGTTACCCATTACACTATCGCCAGTTTCTGGGTCTGTGTATCGTGCATCTGAAAATTCTCGGAAGTCTGGTCGAGAAAGTGTTTTTCCATAACCAAATCGAAGTTGCATATCTTCGCTAAATTTATAAGTTCCAGTAAGAGCTGGTAGCATGTCATCCGATTCGATTTTTGTTGTTTTCCCACCCGCTTTTAACTCTTGAGTTGAAGCTTCGTTTCGGAGACCAAACATAAATGATAAGTCATCTCTCACAAAAAGATTTGTCATTAAATAGTAAGCTGTTAAATCTTGAGATGCATCATAAAAATACTCTGGTGTAAATGTTGCTGAAATTGAACCTAGAACATCATTTTCAACATTTTCATAATTGATAATTTCGCTAATTTCTCCAGAAAGAGTCTCTTCAGATAGGGAATTTAAGTCTCCATTTTTTCCAAATGTAAAAACTCGTGTCTCTCCACTTCTCTCTTTTTTCAAAATTTCATAACCAAGTTTGATTTCGGAATCTTGTTCTGTGCCAAATGGATTTATTTTATATTTTAAATCTGAACGGAAATTGTCTGTTTCATCTTCAAGAAGCGAATGTAAATATTGATAATCTGATGCACCTGTTGAATATGTATTTACACCATCAATATCATCACCATCTCGACCAAAATAGTAGGATAGTGTTTGTGGTTCAGTTCTTTCCGCTACACTATTTCCATAATTCCAATTCAACTCAACTCTGTCATCAAAAAATTTATGAATTCCCTCAATTTGGTTTATAAGAAGATTTCTCTCGACCCAAGAGAGGTAATACTTTTCTCGGAAATTTCCATTTTCATCTTCACCATTAAAAAGTTGTGCAATATCGTTTGTCTTATTTATGTAAAAAGTTGTTGTTCTAAATCTGTGTGAATCCCCAATATTTAAACCAAGACCAAAAAGCATTCCTAACTGAATATCTCGATTCGTAATTGTGTATTCTCCGCCACCAGGTTTCTGTTCAAGTCCGCCATCTGGAGATACTCGATATAGTTGATTTTCCATAACAAGAGAATCAAATTGATGTCCATAACTAATTGATGTTAAATATCCTAAAGTTTTCTCTTCTCCAATATCAAATCTGTCTCCAAAAGTAACAGAACCACTAACGGGCGGATAGAGTGTCTGATCTTCTGTATCAGCATCTCGAGCAATCATTTTTCCATATCGATATTTATCTTCAGCACTATACCCCTCTTTAATTACTGTTGGATCAACTCCTGGAATTCCTAAATCAAGAAGAATTTCAGGTGAAAGCTCTTTTCCGTCTGTTTTGTCAAGAAGTTCCTTATCCAAATCTCTACCGCCATCATCATAACCAAGCCAATCTGTATCCCCACCTTTATAAGAGAGTCCTGTCTCACCAGTTGTTCCCTCGATAAAAGAAGTAGAACCAGAAACTTTTAAGAAAAAGGCATCGGGAATATTTTTGGTTCGGATTAGAATTGTTCCACCTCCAAAAGTTGCGGGGATATCTGGAGAGAAAGTTTTTTGAATCATCATGCTTTCAATTACTCCAGTTGGAAAAAGATCGAGTGGAACAACTCTTTTTGTCGGCTCTGGAGATGATAAATTTAAATTATTCATAAGTGTGTTTGAGTATCTTTCGCCAAGACCCCGAACATAAACATATTTTCCACCAACAACCGTAATTCCTGTTACTCTTTTCAAAGCACCTGCAGCATCAGAGTCTCCACTTTTTGAAAATTGCTCTGAACCAAGAACATCAGCAACAGCGGAACTGTTTCTTTTTTCATCAATTACAGATGCAATACTTCCTTCAATATGCGGAGCAAGAACAACAAATTCCGCTAATTCAAGGGAAGCTGGAGTTAGTTCAATATTTTTTGATGTTGTCTCTTCTCCTTTTACGATGAGGTCATTGATTGTTTGGGAGCTGTAATCAGCATGAATTAGTGAAATCGAGAATTTTCCCTCTGGCAAAGTTAAAGAGTAATTTCCATTTTTATCTGTTTGTCCCTCAATCGGAAAACCTTTTACAAAAATTTTAACACCACTAACTGCTTTGTTATCTTCTGCTGAGACAACTTTTCCTTTAATGTAGCCTTTAACTCCATTTTTCATGTCAGTCATTTTTTTATTGAGTGCATCATTTTCAACGGAATCTGGTTCTTCAATATTTGTGTTGGATACTTTATTCTCTTTCAATCTTAAAATAATTTGTGTATTCTCTTCATCTGCAATTCGGAAACGAATAGTTGCAATAACAACACTATTTTTGTCATAAATAACTGCAAAGTGTTTTCCTCTCATTAATGAAAGAAATTTAAGACTACCTTTGCTATCAGTTGTGTATCTTTTTTTGGCATCAATTTCAATATCAAGATTTTTATATGGGTTGCCATCATTTAAAATGAACAGGTTTAATGTTCCATCAGCAAAAACTAGCGATGAAAAGAGAAAGAAGAGCGAAAAAAGTATTCTCATATTGACTCCGAAACTTAAATTCTTATTTAATAAAATTTTACTTAATTTTTGGATACAGAAAAGTTTTTAAAAGGTTACAAAAAGGGTTGTTTTTAACACTTGTGTAAAAAAGTTAGGATTTAGAAATTTTTTAAAACTGAACTTTTGGAAATTCCCATGTCTAGCACGGGAATTAAAGATTTAATCTTCTTCAGTTGTTTCGTGTTTTAACGGTTTCATTGCAGGGAAAAGCAGAACATCTCGAATGCTCTGTTGATTTGTTAGCAACATCACAAGTCGGTCAATTCCAATTCCTTCACCCGCAGCGGGAGGCATTCCATACATTAATGCTTTAATGTAATCTTCATCCATTTCGTGAGCTTCATCATCTCCACTCTCTTTTGCTTCTAGCTGTTTTGCAAAACGACCATGCTGATCAATTGGATCATTCAATTCACTAAACCCGTTTGCGACTTCAGTTCCAGCGATAAAAAGTTCAAAACGATCAGCAATTTCTCTGTTTTCATCATTTCGTCTAGCAAGAGGAGAAATCTCAATTGGAAAATCTGTAATAAAAGTTGGATTGATAAGTTTTGATTCAACAAAAGCATCAAAAAGTTCAGCCCAAAGATAGCCTTTTGTCAAGCTTTTTGGAAGTTCGATCTCATTTTTCTTACAAAATTCAATCATTGAATCAACATCTTCTAAGATTTCGGCAGGAACACCACCGATTTCAACAAGTGCATCTCGATACGAATGTTTTGCAAACGGTGCAGAAAAATCAATTTCTAAATCGCCGTAAGGTAATTTTCGCTCAAAATTCAATTTCTCAAAAAGATGATTTAAAAGTTCTTCAGTAAGATCGATGAGGTCTTCGACTCGGTGATATGCCCAATAGTACTCAAGCATTGTAAATTCTGGATTGTGAGTGTGATCCATTCCCTCGTTTCGGAAATTTCTATTGATTTCAAAAACACCATCAAATCCACCAACGATTAATCTTTTCAAATATAACTCAGGAGCAATTCTCAAAAATCTTTCAACATCAAGTGCATTGTGGTGAGTGATAAATGGTCGAGCATTTGCACCACCTGCAATTGGGTGTAGCATTGGAGTTTCCACTTCTAAAAATGTTTTATCTTCAAAAAACCGTCTAATTTCCGAAACAATCTTGCTCCGAGTTTTAAATACATCTCGAACATCAGGATTCATAATCATGTCGAGGTATCTTTGTCGGTATCGAAGTTCTTTATCAACAAGCCCGTGGAATTTTTCAGGAAGTGGAGAAATCGCTTTTGTTACAATTTTGAATTCACGAACATTTAGCGAAAGTTCGCCAGTTTTTGTACGGAACGGAAAACCTTCAACTTCTATAATATCACCAACTTCTACGATTTTTTTGACATCGCCAAACCAGTCGCCAATCGCATTTTTAGAAACATAAATTTGTAAATCACCCGCAGAGTCTTCAATTCTCATAAAAGAGGCTTTCCCCATAAGTCGGAGGAATTTAATTCTTCCAATTAGTCTTGCACTCTGAACCTCATCGCGGTCTTCCAAAGTCTCAAATTTTTTCTTAAAATCAGCAGAAAGTGAATCTCGACTAACTCTATTTTCATAAGGGTTTTTCTCTAGCTCTTCTAGTCTTTTTCCCTTTTCAATTCTCTGTTCAACATATTTATTACTAAACAAATATTTCCTCTTTCTCTTAAATTATTATAATTTTAACAAAATCTTATTTTGCAATGGAATCAAGAATTGCATTTATCAATTTTGTAGCAGGTTCAACTCC harbors:
- a CDS encoding ATP-dependent exonuclase V beta subunit, helicase and exonuclease domain-containing (PFAM: UvrD/REP helicase) is translated as MEILNYRENRGSSYLITFTHTLTYVLEQFAKLESDSQDFNFAKNINNKHLFLDDLKTVDFSEISEIIIDEAQDVEFETHNKLKELFKQISYGADNDQILYPNNSIAKDELENLFPENRRFTLHQNFRNSYEILQFTNSVFPNRISKEILDYAKRYFTTGVIPKLIVEDEQLKRDNRRHYSRKRNNSYISSNSKLYICLNR
- a CDS encoding outer membrane receptor protein (PFAM: TonB-dependent Receptor Plug Domain~TIGRFAM: TonB-dependent receptor), with the protein product MRILFSLFFLFSSLVFADGTLNLFILNDGNPYKNLDIEIDAKKRYTTDSKGSLKFLSLMRGKHFAVIYDKNSVVIATIRFRIADEENTQIILRLKENKVSNTNIEEPDSVENDALNKKMTDMKNGVKGYIKGKVVSAEDNKAVSGVKIFVKGFPIEGQTDKNGNYSLTLPEGKFSISLIHADYSSQTINDLIVKGEETTSKNIELTPASLELAEFVVLAPHIEGSIASVIDEKRNSSAVADVLGSEQFSKSGDSDAAGALKRVTGITVVGGKYVYVRGLGERYSNTLMNNLNLSSPEPTKRVVPLDLFPTGVIESMMIQKTFSPDIPATFGGGTILIRTKNIPDAFFLKVSGSTSFIEGTTGETGLSYKGGDTDWLGYDDGGRDLDKELLDKTDGKELSPEILLDLGIPGVDPTVIKEGYSAEDKYRYGKMIARDADTEDQTLYPPVSGSVTFGDRFDIGEEKTLGYLTSISYGHQFDSLVMENQLYRVSPDGGLEQKPGGGEYTITNRDIQLGMLFGLGLNIGDSHRFRTTTFYINKTNDIAQLFNGEDENGNFREKYYLSWVERNLLINQIEGIHKFFDDRVELNWNYGNSVAERTEPQTLSYYFGRDGDDIDGVNTYSTGASDYQYLHSLLEDETDNFRSDLKYKINPFGTEQDSEIKLGYEILKKERSGETRVFTFGKNGDLNSLSEETLSGEISEIINYENVENDVLGSISATFTPEYFYDASQDLTAYYLMTNLFVRDDLSFMFGLRNEASTQELKAGGKTTKIESDDMLPALTGTYKFSEDMQLRFGYGKTLSRPDFREFSDARYTDPETGDSVMGNSELTYTTIDNYDLRFEWYLSELETISMAIFSKDFTNPIETVLDSSDNPIVTYRNATEASLWGVEVDFRKNLEFIHPSLDLYSISGNVAIINSEVKLSEKDKGNLTSNNREMQGQSPYVLNLQTSYDNPDLGTSLNLSYNRFGERIRRLGVGGVPDQYEQPFDQLDFVAIQTLNENWKLKFKLKNILDDEVVWKQDDEITRSYKRGRSWSFGFDWKY
- a CDS encoding lysyl-tRNA synthetase (class II) (PFAM: tRNA synthetases class II (D, K and N); OB-fold nucleic acid binding domain~TIGRFAM: lysyl-tRNA synthetase, eukaryotic and non-spirochete bacterial) gives rise to the protein MFSNKYVEQRIEKGKRLEELEKNPYENRVSRDSLSADFKKKFETLEDRDEVQSARLIGRIKFLRLMGKASFMRIEDSAGDLQIYVSKNAIGDWFGDVKKIVEVGDIIEVEGFPFRTKTGELSLNVREFKIVTKAISPLPEKFHGLVDKELRYRQRYLDMIMNPDVRDVFKTRSKIVSEIRRFFEDKTFLEVETPMLHPIAGGANARPFITHHNALDVERFLRIAPELYLKRLIVGGFDGVFEINRNFRNEGMDHTHNPEFTMLEYYWAYHRVEDLIDLTEELLNHLFEKLNFERKLPYGDLEIDFSAPFAKHSYRDALVEIGGVPAEILEDVDSMIEFCKKNEIELPKSLTKGYLWAELFDAFVESKLINPTFITDFPIEISPLARRNDENREIADRFELFIAGTEVANGFSELNDPIDQHGRFAKQLEAKESGDDEAHEMDEDYIKALMYGMPPAAGEGIGIDRLVMLLTNQQSIRDVLLFPAMKPLKHETTEED